The window gccctttcttctcggccgcGAACCACGCTTCTCTTCGGCGCTTCTCACGTTCTTCCCTCCTTGCTTGGCGGGCGACCTTCTCGTGCCGGGCAACCTCCTGCTTTTCATGCAGCTCATTGATATAGTCTTGCAGGGACGCCAGGTGCGACCGTAGCTGCACGACTTCATCGGTGCTAGCGTGACGGGCGGCCTCATTAACGGCAACCTTTTTCTTTAGCGTCGACACCTCGCTTTCCAGCTCTGAGACACGAGGCgcatctgcatctccagctgcCGAAGGTCGTGCGACCGTGGAGACGGTGGAGATCTCAGCGCCGCCGGATTGGCGCAGTGAGGCCAGCTCCGCTAGCCCATCGGTGATCATGGAGTCCGGGAAGAAGGGGTGGGTGAGTGCTTGCGAGAATTGGGATTTGGAGGTCCGCGAGGCGAGGACGTGCGTGTGAAACACATATTCGGCTGGTACGGCGCCAGGGGTGTGTGTTTGACTGGACAGCGCATGGTCGTGGCGTGGTTTGACGATCGTGTGCGCCATTCTCTTTTTCGGAGAGGTATCTGATAGGCCGCTGGGTGGAAGCATGACAAGATTTGTAATGGGGTGCGTGTAGTCGGCTAGTTGGGTAGCGAACTTGTGTCGTGCAATGTTCCATGATAGAGCCTTGCCATTGTCATGTCCTGATAGTAATGTCGTGCCGTCGTATGACACGCCCAGAACGTTTACTTTGCCCGAGTCGCTGGATGGAGGTAGCCAGCGGTCTTCTACAGAAGCCTGTGCTGGAGTCGATTGGAGGGATGGGTCGTGCAGGGGATGTTGTGTGGATTGATTCCGGTAGAAGTCCACCGACTGGACGCTGCCATCTTCGTATCCGACGTAGAAGGCTCGGTCGACGGGATCCAAAACCGTGcaggtggcggaggaggggagcAGGAAGGTGCGCAAGGCCTTTCCGGTGTGGTAGTCCCATGCGATCGCGGTATTGTCCTTGGCGGTCGAGACCACCATGTTATGTCGGCCATTGCTATGCCCCAGGGCGAGAGAGGTGATGGCGGCGCGGTGGTTCGAGAAGGTCCGGATCGGAGCATTCGGGGGCTGGCGGTTATGACCGGAGGCTGGAGTCGCAAAGGAGAGGATGCCGACCAGCGACCACACATGGACActggcgtcggcggcgccggaTAGGATGAAGTTGGAGGTGGGATCGACGACGAGCGAAGTCACCGGCTGCAGATGCGAGGCCGTGGTAGCCACCTGGCGTCCAGTACAGGTCTACAATACACGCAATCAGATAATGCTACCAGCGGCGAGTCAATGTGAAACATACCTCCCACAGAATCAGTCGGCCACCCTCTGTGCCCAAGACCACGACGTCACCATACTTGGCTCCAGCGACCGCAATGCTGCGAATGCGCTCGGGGAAAGGCACCACGGCCTCTTGGTTACCTTTCTCGCGGCTGTACACATGCACCACGGCTTTCTCTGCTTGCGCCGCAAAGACATGCGAGGGGCTCACGGCCAGACAGTTGGTGGCCGTGGAGCTCTTCTTGAACGTCGATCGCAGCGTGGCCGCTGGCTGCCACTCGTGCACGCAAATCCCGACATCGCGCAAGGCCGCGACCGTCGATTTGGCCGAGGCGAGCGTCGACGCCACGAATGACTCAGACAGCATTGGAGGAATGGGGCGAGAGGGACGAAGATATGTTGTGGCGGGCtcattttattttttctCGGTGATAGATCACCTATCGATAAAggtttgcactgtttgtcTCCTCCGCCCGGGAAATGCATCGGTCTCTTCTACACTCTGCCTTAGTGCCGTCTGAGCTATCCACATCGCGTCAACGCGTGAACCAGAATAGATCCCGCGTTTTGTACAGAGCAGAATCCCCGCTCGTATCTATCATCTCGATGGGTTGGACCTGTCGCCCCGACGACTGCGCCACCAGATCGGATCTACTTGCTTCTTTATTCCACGCCCACTAACTTCCGCAAGAATAGCCTCGTCATTCTCGAATATGGGTGGGAGGGTGTCTCAGAGGAATCCACGCCATGCGCAAGCATTTATACTATTCCGGTTATATTGGCTCCTAGGGTTGACCCAGAAATGAACCACCCCCAATGCAAGGGGCGCGAAGGGGGTGGATTGCCCATTGCAACGAGACACTGCATCCAATGAGACCCGCTGGGATCATCTTAGTTGCCCTGGGCAAGGGCCCTGATTCGCCATGGCAACCCTTCTACTCCATTGTCTCATTCTCAGAGTACTCATGACGATATCCATCCACGTTGTCCGGGCTCCTGCAGGGTCGCGTAGCCAACGTCGGACAATCGTTGGAATGCAAGGACAGCCCCCCCGACCTCAAACTCACTATTCTCCAGGGCCCGTGTCTGGTGCAATGGCGCTCGTTCGTGCCGCAGTGGGGGGGAAATCTTTCGCGCTTGAAGGGGCAGTGGCCTGCTTGACATGCCCGGTCTTCTCGATGGCGGGATTTCTTGCTGTCAAGGGATATTGTCAGGCGAACCTGCCaaccccctccctccccacTTAGACTGGGATGCTGTTTTTGCGCCACTTGGCTTGTATAAGGGTGTATCGAGCCCCTTCACAGGCGGGCTAGTCCTTTGGTTTCTGCTGTATCACCTAGTCTCTTCATTGCGTTCTCATCTGGCCACACCTTGAACGAACCCCCCATTTTGCTTCTTCTATTCTGGACTTGGGTTTTATTCTGGACTGGGGTTTTATTTCCCTCTTTCAATCTTACCCATGTCCGCCATGGACCGTGAGCCCGGAAATCTACATCTCAATACATACTTGCCGCCTCCCCGTCTCCAGACGCATGTCAAGAACCAAGACTCCAGTTCGACATCGGCGAGCCACGATGTGATGGCCTCCGGTGACCGGATCCCATCCCCACGCCGGTGGTCTCCAACGTTTCagccgcggaggaggagtaGACAGTGCCCGAACTCTCTGTCGTTCATTCCCTCGCCGGCGTTGCCCCAGTCCGAAACCCACGAACAGGCGCCATCACTCCGACGACGTCTAGCCACTCGGGCACCGCTGAGCATCTCGCCGTTTCGATCAGTGCGGAGAATGAAGGAACCTTTCCAATTGATGCTACCATCGTCGCCAGTATCTTTGGATAGTGCACCTACTTTCGGGGACAAATCTTTGGAAACAGCAGACCCGGTGGCTGGTCTCACATTGCGAACCTGGAGTTCCGACCAGAACTTGGCCTCTGCTAGCTTGGAGGCGTTTGGTCTGCTTCCCAGCCCACCGATCTCAGAGTCTCGCCCTGGTAGTGCGGCAGCCGAGGAATCATATTTTGACAGCAAGCCCGAGTCTGATACCAACACCGAAGTGGAAactgtggatgaggatgcaACACCGGGAATTGAGGAACCTCCTAAAAATATCGACCTGGACGAAAAGGTCACATACAAGGCATACCGTCCACCAGGGTGGGAAGACACCGAGCAAGATCAGCGGATGACAGACGTGAAGAATGTTCATGAAGCACATTCGCATTTTGTTCGGCATTGTGAATCGATTGATGAAACAGGCCCCGACATTATTGAAGATCCGAAGGCTATatctgctgcatctccagAGCCGAAGACTGAGCAAGTCTCTATACTGGGCAGCTCACCCAGAGTTCATCGCGCGAGAACAGCCACGATGTCAAGTGAGGCTAGCTGGGTACCCAGCAATTTCTCCTACTGTGAGCGGTGGCTGCAGTGTGTGCCACACGACATGTTGGAGGGTCAAGATGACCATCCACCTGAATTTAATCGGCGCAAGTTCCGAATTGTCGAGAACGATCCTCCAATGCCCAAGCTGGACATCATTCCCGGTGCCAAAGTTCTAGATGAACCAGTGGTGGGTGAATCGCGTTCCCTCACCAAAACACGTCATTCTAATTGTTTTGTACAGAGGTTCGCAGTCGCCAGCAAACCAAAGTTGGTTGACATTGCTCGACAATCCCCAATACCTGCGccattaccaccaccattaccaccaccatctctACTACCGACAAATGCAGTACCTGCTACTCCAAATCAACGCCAAGTAGAAGTATCTGCCTTTAGCCCCGACACTCCACTCAACTTGTCCGACAGCGGATATGGTACTCGCGATTCGGGTTACTCCGCCGATAGTTTCCATGATGACAGCAAAGACGATGAATCCTACACAGATCCAGGCTCCTTGACATCGGACAGTATCACGTCCACCGTGGTCAATGACAGGCCTGAGTCCGCGCAGGGAGAGCGCAACATTTACCCCCAACCCGAGATACGCTCTGGTAGCGTAAGCCCCAAGGCATCATCACCCAAACCCGCTTCCCCACAGTCCTCCGAACTgtccgagaaggaagaaagagagaacCTATGGAATCACGAGTGGACATTGGACCAGCTGGACCATTCCGTGAAAGACTTCCCACGCCATATGCTCCGGTTGACATCACCGGTCATAATTCATATCCGCAAGAATGAAGAGAAAGCACTTCTTCGACCCTTCCACACCATCTTCCCCGAAGTCGCTGAGAATCTATTGGACTGTCTCTGCGCCGCCCTCATCGCCCGCAACTACCTCGTTACTCTCTCTTCTATCCACCGACGCAAACCATCTCTCTCCCAGCGCAGCGGCGCATACGCCATTGACTCCGTGCCCACGAAGGCTTACTCCACGCTAGGAATTCAGCTCCCATCGGGTTCGCCCGGCCGCATCAAAGACCGTGTTCTCGGCTCCCGCAGCATAGAGCTTCGCCGAGAGCTAGAAAAGATCATCGACAATCTACTATTTGCTATCTGTGGACGGTCGGATACCATACTGAAATCGGCTGTCGAGGTTTTAGCGCAGGTCCTTGAAACCACCGCCTTGGATTGATTCGACATGCCCCCGCATTAccttctccttttcatcTGCTCTTTTCCTCAGCGGGTTTCTTTGTGTTCGGTTCGTCGGTTTCTGATCCATAGCCATTTGATTTTCTCTTTGCATTCCTGCGCTCTTCATACCCGCTTGCATTGTGATTCATTCATTTAAATTGGACTGGACTCTGCCAATTGTCTTGGTTGCCTCTGCACTTGCGCTTGTGTTTGTACAATTAGTCTGGAACTTAGCAACCATAATCATAATGAATTATTCAGTGATTATTGTGCCAATACGCTGTAATCCCATCTACCTGGGAGGTAATGTCTACTCTGTTGGTTTCAATCCAAGCACTCCGATAGGGCTACCGGGAAACTATTTATCTCCACGTGACTTTGCCGTTATCAGAAGGCAAACCCAACTCCGACTCATTTCTGCGCATCCCCCAGACACCACAAACACACTCAACACACAATGGCAGCATCTTCACGAAGTCTGCGACATCTATCATCCTCCGTGAGAGCTTCCGTCTCTCGTCCGTCTCTCTCGGTAGGATGTCGAGGCTACGCAACGACCGatccctcctccgccaccaccaccaccgatACCCCAGGAGTCACCCGGCGACCTCGAACGACCTTCCAAGATAAGCTGAATGCCGGTCCCTCATTCTCCGATTTCGTATCCGGGGACACCGACAATGCACCGCTCGACCCATCCGAGGCGTACGCGCTCAAAACCGCGCTGGTCGGGCCAGCCGGacgcaagaaggaaatgacCCGTCTGCCCTCGTGGCTGAAGACCCCGATCCCAGATTCGAAAAACTACCAGCGTCTGAAGAAGGATCTGCGCGGGTTGAACCTCCACACCGtctgcgaagaagcccgaTGCCCCAATATCTCCGACTGCTGGGGCGGCAACGACAAGGCTGCCGCTACGGCCACCATCATGCTGATGGGCGATACCTGCACGCGCGGATGCCGCTTCTGTAGCGTTAAGACCTCGCGCGCACCCCCGCCGCTAGACCCGCACGAGCCTGAAAATACGGCCGAAGCTATCTCGCGCTGGGGTCTCGGGTACGTGGTGCTCACGAGCGTGGACCGCGACGACctggccgacggcggcgccCGCCACTTCGCCGAGACGGTTATAAAAATCAAACAGAAAGCGCCCAATATCCTGGTCGAGTGTCTGACGGGCGACTACCGGGGCGAtgtggagatggcgcagcTGGTTGCGCGGTCCGGGCTGGACGTGTACGCGCACAACGTCGAGACCGTCGAGGCTCTCACGCCCTACGTCCGTGACCGTCGCGCTACTTTCCAGCAATCGATCCGCGTCCTCGACGCTGCGAAGGCCGCGAAACCCGATCTCATCACTAAGACCTCGCTCATGCTGGGTCTCGGCGAGACGGACGAGCAGTTGTGGGACGCGCTTCGCCAGCTCCGCGCTGTAAACGTGGATGTCGTCACGTTCGGCCAGTACATGCGCCCGACAAAACGCCACATGGCTGTCCACGAGTATGTCACCCCGGACCGCTTCGAGCTCTGGCGCCAGCGCGCTCTCGACATGGGCTTCCTCTACTGTGCCTCGGGACCCTTGGTCCGCAGCAGCTACAAGGCCGGTGAGGCTTTCATCGAGAACGTTCTCAAGAAGCGACGTGCTGGTTCGGGAACTACGGAGCGTGCGGTTAGCCAGAATGTTGCGGCGGCTGACGAGGCTACTCGATGatttttgctttttgccTCGAAAAACACTTGTATAGACCACAAATCCTTTATATCTTCGTCATGTCTTGCTTTGTCTTCCGTGTCGTATTGGCGCTTATTTGCATTGTCCTGAGCTGGGTTTTCGTTTTTATTTCTCATTTATGCAGGGGCTGGttgtttcttctcgttcAACATCGGAAGTGCTTTACTTTGTATCatcatccaatccaatccaccTTTTGGAAACTATGCATCAATCCTTGAGACGTCAACCCTCGGCACGGCCATCTTACCTACTTGTTCCAACAAGAATAATGATTGCAAATACTGGCTGGTATCTCTCCATTGGCTCCATATCAAACGTAACTTCTATGTGCTCCCCCACCTGCTAATGCTGGGGTGCCCGTCCATGTTCATATCATATCTGTGCGAGAACTCCTCCGTGTACTCCTCGCGTATACTCCTGCACACAAATATAATCCGAatgatccaaaaaaaaaaggaccaACCCCTGTGCCGGTGGCCACATTGGCATCATCGTGCCTAAGCCATATGTACCAGATCCTGACCAGATACCCAGAGCTCCCCTGCTCCCAACTCGGTGCTGTTATATAGAAATTAGACTCACGAAATTCCAGGCTTCTTCTGCATGATCTCCAGTCCTAGTGGGACCGTAAGCTCGAGGTGAAGAGCATAATTGGCTCCTatgaagga of the Penicillium psychrofluorescens genome assembly, chromosome: 1 genome contains:
- a CDS encoding uncharacterized protein (ID:PFLUO_000696-T1.cds;~source:funannotate), which codes for MLSESFVASTLASAKSTVAALRDVGICVHEWQPAATLRSTFKKSSTATNCLAVSPSHVFAAQAEKAVVHVYSREKGNQEAVVPFPERIRSIAVAGAKYGDVVVLGTEGGRLILWETCTGRQVATTASHLQPVTSLVVDPTSNFILSGAADASVHVWSLVGILSFATPASGHNRQPPNAPIRTFSNHRAAITSLALGHSNGRHNMVVSTAKDNTAIAWDYHTGKALRTFLLPSSATCTVLDPVDRAFYVGYEDGSVQSVDFYRNQSTQHPLHDPSLQSTPAQASVEDRWLPPSSDSGKVNVLGVSYDGTTLLSGHDNGKALSWNIARHKFATQLADYTHPITNLVMLPPSGLSDTSPKKRMAHTIVKPRHDHALSSQTHTPGAVPAEYVFHTHVLASRTSKSQFSQALTHPFFPDSMITDGLAELASLRQSGGAEISTVSTVARPSAAGDADAPRVSELESEVSTLKKKVAVNEAARHASTDEVVQLRSHLASLQDYINELHEKQEVARHEKVARQARREEREKRRREAWFAAEKKGRNGDASMRKMDVDEGVLTSDSDEQSDE
- a CDS encoding uncharacterized protein (ID:PFLUO_000698-T1.cds;~source:funannotate) gives rise to the protein MAASSRSLRHLSSSVRASVSRPSLSVGCRGYATTDPSSATTTTDTPGVTRRPRTTFQDKLNAGPSFSDFVSGDTDNAPLDPSEAYALKTALVGPAGRKKEMTRLPSWLKTPIPDSKNYQRLKKDLRGLNLHTVCEEARCPNISDCWGGNDKAAATATIMLMGDTCTRGCRFCSVKTSRAPPPLDPHEPENTAEAISRWGLGYVVLTSVDRDDLADGGARHFAETVIKIKQKAPNILVECLTGDYRGDVEMAQLVARSGLDVYAHNVETVEALTPYVRDRRATFQQSIRVLDAAKAAKPDLITKTSLMLGLGETDEQLWDALRQLRAVNVDVVTFGQYMRPTKRHMAVHEYVTPDRFELWRQRALDMGFLYCASGPLVRSSYKAGEAFIENVLKKRRAGSGTTERAVSQNVAAADEATR
- a CDS encoding uncharacterized protein (ID:PFLUO_000697-T1.cds;~source:funannotate), with translation MDREPGNLHLNTYLPPPRLQTHVKNQDSSSTSASHDVMASGDRIPSPRRWSPTFQPRRRSRQCPNSLSFIPSPALPQSETHEQAPSLRRRLATRAPLSISPFRSVRRMKEPFQLMLPSSPVSLDSAPTFGDKSLETADPVAGLTLRTWSSDQNLASASLEAFGLLPSPPISESRPGSAAAEESYFDSKPESDTNTEVETVDEDATPGIEEPPKNIDLDEKVTYKAYRPPGWEDTEQDQRMTDVKNVHEAHSHFVRHCESIDETGPDIIEDPKAISAASPEPKTEQVSILGSSPRVHRARTATMSSEASWVPSNFSYCERWLQCVPHDMLEGQDDHPPEFNRRKFRIVENDPPMPKLDIIPGAKVLDEPVRFAVASKPKLVDIARQSPIPAPLPPPLPPPSLLPTNAVPATPNQRQVEVSAFSPDTPLNLSDSGYGTRDSGYSADSFHDDSKDDESYTDPGSLTSDSITSTVVNDRPESAQGERNIYPQPEIRSGSVSPKASSPKPASPQSSELSEKEERENLWNHEWTLDQLDHSVKDFPRHMLRLTSPVIIHIRKNEEKALLRPFHTIFPEVAENLLDCLCAALIARNYLVTLSSIHRRKPSLSQRSGAYAIDSVPTKAYSTLGIQLPSGSPGRIKDRVLGSRSIELRRELEKIIDNLLFAICGRSDTILKSAVEVLAQVLETTALD